The following coding sequences are from one Terriglobales bacterium window:
- a CDS encoding molybdopterin cofactor-binding domain-containing protein, with amino-acid sequence MSEFSVIGKSVALIDSAGKTTGAGKYADDLSLPGMLIGKILHSPHPHAVIKRIDATRARALDGVVTVVTGQDAPNKYGILPVGHDETALAVDKVRYVGDNVACVVAESESIAERAIELIDVEYEPLPAYFDPEKSMKATSDFIHPEKPNNIEKDYHHLFGDPDQGFREAAYILEGRYLANEVTHAAMEPHSTLASFEFDSQTGQPGRLTVWSSTQVPYYLQHKLSIVLEIPMAQIRVIKPLVGGGFGGKSEIIPLEIISAVAARKAKAPVKITYTREEVFWAHRGRPRTIIDLKTGVQKDGRIMAVAARVIQDGGAYCSYGVVTILYSGALLGALYDIPNIRYDGYRVLTNKPACGAMRGHGTVNVRFAFESQLDELAAAIHMDPAEIRRVNLLKPPCITVNGLRVQSYGLPECIDRVLEGSQWASRKGKLGHGRGLGMGCSHYVSGAANSIIRSDMPHSTVNIKIDRDGGVVVYTGASDIGQGSDTMIAQIVAEVLGCKLSRVKVVAADTDLTPVDIGSYSSRVTFMNGNAAKRAAEGVKQKIVSAAAKKMVCAPENVVMRDDMVNTIGTASVLPATETTVSGRVEGQILRHSVQQKRKDEGPKDSMSFEEAVVAAIDFSGALTGTGSYAPPPEARGGKHKGAGVGPSPAYSYSAQVAEVSVDEETGAVTVHKIWAAHDCGRALNPVSVEGQVIGSVWMGLGQALQEEMVWKDGLLMNPGLLEYKSPSAVESPDIVTYIVESVDPEGPFGAKEASEGSLAACIPAISNAIFDAIGVRLREAPFTPDRVLAAIKARNEAEKTGFRGTNEAVKPTQFREHGGSLWFKGRGPIRHPADPARAGTTTEPVAGDD; translated from the coding sequence ATGTCAGAGTTTTCAGTTATTGGAAAGTCGGTCGCGCTCATCGACTCTGCGGGGAAGACTACCGGAGCAGGGAAGTACGCTGACGATCTCTCCCTTCCCGGAATGCTCATCGGCAAGATCCTGCATTCACCCCATCCGCATGCCGTGATCAAGCGCATCGATGCAACACGCGCTCGTGCCCTCGATGGCGTCGTTACCGTTGTCACCGGACAGGACGCGCCCAATAAGTACGGAATTCTCCCCGTTGGACACGACGAAACCGCGCTTGCTGTAGATAAAGTGCGCTATGTCGGTGACAACGTGGCTTGCGTAGTTGCTGAATCGGAGTCGATTGCGGAGCGCGCGATCGAACTCATTGATGTGGAATACGAGCCATTGCCCGCGTACTTCGACCCGGAAAAGTCGATGAAGGCCACGTCGGACTTCATTCATCCGGAAAAGCCGAACAACATCGAGAAGGATTATCACCACCTCTTTGGTGATCCAGATCAAGGCTTTCGCGAGGCAGCGTACATTCTCGAAGGGCGATATCTGGCGAACGAGGTGACGCACGCAGCCATGGAGCCTCACTCTACGCTGGCTAGCTTCGAGTTTGATTCCCAAACTGGGCAGCCGGGACGCCTGACCGTCTGGTCGTCAACCCAGGTTCCGTACTACCTCCAGCACAAGCTTTCGATTGTGCTGGAGATACCAATGGCGCAGATTCGGGTCATTAAACCGCTTGTTGGAGGGGGTTTCGGCGGCAAGAGCGAGATTATTCCGTTGGAGATCATCTCGGCGGTCGCGGCTCGCAAAGCTAAAGCTCCTGTGAAGATCACCTACACACGAGAAGAGGTCTTCTGGGCGCACCGGGGACGTCCGCGAACCATCATTGATCTTAAGACGGGAGTCCAGAAAGACGGCCGCATTATGGCTGTTGCGGCGCGCGTAATTCAGGATGGCGGCGCTTATTGCTCCTATGGAGTAGTCACAATCCTCTATTCAGGGGCGCTTTTAGGAGCGTTATACGACATTCCCAACATCCGTTATGACGGATATCGGGTCCTCACAAACAAGCCCGCATGCGGCGCCATGCGCGGACATGGCACGGTAAACGTCCGCTTCGCCTTTGAATCGCAACTCGATGAATTGGCGGCGGCGATCCACATGGATCCTGCTGAAATTCGTCGTGTGAACCTGCTGAAGCCCCCATGCATCACGGTTAACGGCCTCCGCGTGCAGAGTTATGGGCTTCCGGAGTGCATAGACAGGGTTCTTGAGGGCTCGCAATGGGCCTCCCGAAAGGGGAAATTGGGTCACGGACGCGGACTCGGCATGGGCTGTAGTCACTATGTAAGCGGCGCTGCTAACTCGATTATCCGGTCGGATATGCCGCATTCCACAGTGAATATCAAGATCGATCGTGACGGTGGCGTCGTTGTATACACCGGCGCATCGGACATCGGCCAGGGATCGGACACGATGATCGCCCAAATTGTGGCTGAAGTGCTCGGCTGCAAGCTATCGCGAGTGAAGGTTGTAGCGGCCGATACGGACCTTACGCCGGTCGATATAGGCTCTTATTCGAGCCGTGTGACGTTCATGAATGGCAACGCAGCCAAGCGGGCGGCGGAAGGTGTGAAGCAAAAGATTGTTTCTGCGGCTGCTAAGAAGATGGTTTGTGCGCCGGAAAATGTCGTTATGCGCGACGATATGGTGAACACAATCGGCACGGCTTCCGTACTTCCGGCCACCGAAACCACCGTCTCCGGCCGCGTCGAAGGGCAGATTCTGCGCCATTCTGTGCAGCAAAAGCGCAAGGATGAAGGCCCTAAGGACAGCATGTCGTTCGAGGAAGCCGTTGTTGCGGCCATCGATTTCAGCGGTGCGCTTACGGGAACGGGGTCTTATGCGCCGCCTCCAGAGGCTCGTGGAGGCAAACATAAGGGCGCTGGAGTCGGTCCTTCGCCGGCGTATTCGTACTCTGCGCAGGTCGCTGAGGTCAGTGTGGACGAGGAAACGGGGGCCGTTACGGTCCACAAAATCTGGGCTGCGCACGATTGCGGACGCGCTTTGAACCCGGTCAGCGTCGAAGGACAGGTCATTGGCTCCGTCTGGATGGGTTTAGGGCAGGCCTTACAGGAAGAAATGGTGTGGAAAGATGGCCTGTTAATGAACCCTGGACTGCTCGAATACAAGTCTCCGTCGGCGGTTGAATCGCCCGATATCGTCACTTATATCGTCGAAAGCGTCGATCCCGAGGGCCCTTTTGGCGCCAAAGAAGCGTCGGAAGGATCACTCGCGGCGTGCATTCCCGCCATTTCCAACGCAATTTTCGACGCGATCGGCGTGCGTTTGAGGGAAGCTCCGTTCACTCCAGACCGCGTTTTAGCGGCAATTAAGGCGCGAAATGAGGCAGAAAAAACAGGTTTTCGAGGCACAAATGAGGCTGTAAAGCCCACCCAATTTCGCGAGCACGGCGGCAGTCTGTGGTTCAAAGGACGCGGGCCAATTCGCCATCCGGCAGACCCGGCTCGGGCTGGAACGACGACTGAACCGGTGGCGGGGGACGATTAA
- a CDS encoding response regulator produces the protein MEQFAALVRAKDNKPVRFLIVDDSIFARKNLAKMLESFGGEVVGEAGDGCTAITEYERLHPDLVLMDITMPQMEGIEAAERIVRQYPQARVVMVSSVGYQENIVAALQKGARHFVQKPVKADVLYEVLRYVMGDDVLTAQTVGAGGS, from the coding sequence ATGGAGCAATTTGCTGCATTGGTTCGAGCCAAGGACAACAAGCCAGTGCGCTTTCTGATAGTCGACGACTCGATCTTCGCGCGCAAGAACCTCGCCAAGATGCTGGAGTCCTTTGGTGGCGAAGTTGTGGGCGAAGCGGGCGACGGCTGCACTGCGATCACCGAGTACGAGCGACTCCATCCTGATTTGGTGCTGATGGACATCACCATGCCTCAAATGGAAGGCATCGAGGCCGCGGAACGCATCGTTCGCCAGTATCCACAAGCGCGCGTCGTAATGGTCTCCTCGGTGGGCTACCAGGAGAACATCGTCGCTGCCCTGCAAAAGGGCGCTCGCCATTTCGTGCAGAAGCCGGTAAAGGCCGACGTTCTCTATGAAGTGCTCCGCTACGTGATGGGCGACGATGTGCTCACCGCGCAAACTGTGGGCGCGGGAGGAAGCTAG
- a CDS encoding AbrB/MazE/SpoVT family DNA-binding domain-containing protein, producing MNIRVDKAGRIVLPKPVRDRLGLKAGASLEISENTEGLFLRPTVSRSSLVKRNGRWVYTGKAPRQINWERLVEEDRELRDRELFER from the coding sequence ATGAATATTCGGGTGGATAAGGCGGGGCGAATCGTCCTTCCCAAGCCGGTGCGGGATCGTCTGGGACTAAAGGCCGGCGCTAGTCTTGAGATCTCTGAAAACACCGAAGGGCTCTTCCTGCGGCCAACTGTCTCCCGAAGTAGTCTGGTCAAGCGCAACGGAAGATGGGTCTACACCGGCAAGGCTCCTCGGCAAATCAATTGGGAGCGTCTCGTTGAAGAAGACCGCGAACTTCGCGACAGGGAACTGTTCGAGCGGTGA
- a CDS encoding type II toxin-antitoxin system VapC family toxin: protein MKTYVLDASAVFVFLQKKPGASKVNDVLKEAMREHAQVLMSAVNYAEVYGKIAREHGSNQAQVTMNAVRSLPISLLDATLPRCVQAADLKNQYKLYYVDSFAAALAIEHKATLVTSDSDFRKLGHSFPVLWLKS, encoded by the coding sequence GTGAAGACATACGTGTTGGATGCCAGCGCCGTGTTTGTTTTTCTTCAGAAAAAACCAGGCGCATCCAAAGTGAACGACGTTTTGAAAGAGGCAATGCGGGAGCACGCGCAGGTACTGATGTCAGCAGTGAACTATGCCGAAGTCTACGGCAAAATCGCGCGCGAGCATGGCTCGAACCAGGCTCAGGTAACGATGAACGCGGTACGATCTTTACCCATCAGCCTTCTCGATGCAACTCTTCCCAGGTGCGTTCAAGCCGCCGATCTTAAGAATCAATACAAGCTTTACTACGTCGATAGCTTTGCTGCTGCGCTAGCGATCGAGCACAAAGCTACGCTTGTAACCAGCGACTCCGATTTCCGGAAACTAGGACATAGCTTCCCGGTCCTCTGGCTGAAGTCATGA
- a CDS encoding amidohydrolase family protein → MITDCHVHIQPVEMFKPAALAVMKKKRANFDEIVEFCRSPKKFLHHLDQIGVDRAVLINYVAPELMGFTPEVNEFVAKYVKEDPKRLIPCGSVHPRHTSNVERDMKQIVRLGIRMIKVHPPHQLLYPNDYLNGVKELGTIYRVAEQNGIPIMVHTGTSIFPGARNKYGDPIYVDDVAVDFPELKILLAHGGRPLWMQTAFFLVRRHQNVYLDISGIPPKTLLKYFPRLEEIADKTLFGTDWPGPGVPEIKQNLEDFRSLAISEAVKQQILSRTALSIWPA, encoded by the coding sequence ATGATCACCGACTGCCACGTTCACATTCAGCCTGTGGAGATGTTCAAGCCGGCGGCTTTGGCTGTGATGAAGAAGAAGCGGGCGAACTTCGACGAAATCGTCGAATTCTGCCGGTCGCCTAAGAAGTTTCTTCATCACCTCGATCAGATTGGCGTCGATCGGGCGGTCCTCATCAACTATGTGGCCCCGGAGTTGATGGGTTTTACGCCTGAGGTCAATGAGTTTGTTGCCAAGTATGTGAAGGAAGACCCGAAGCGATTGATCCCGTGTGGCAGCGTGCACCCGCGACACACTAGCAATGTCGAGCGGGATATGAAGCAGATTGTGCGGCTCGGCATACGCATGATCAAAGTGCATCCGCCTCACCAATTGCTCTATCCCAACGATTACTTGAACGGCGTGAAAGAGTTGGGGACGATCTATCGTGTAGCCGAACAAAACGGCATTCCCATAATGGTTCATACCGGAACGTCGATTTTTCCTGGAGCACGAAATAAATACGGCGATCCGATCTATGTCGACGATGTGGCAGTCGATTTTCCTGAACTGAAAATCCTGCTTGCCCATGGCGGACGTCCGCTCTGGATGCAGACAGCGTTCTTTTTGGTCCGGCGGCATCAGAATGTCTACTTAGACATAAGCGGCATCCCTCCAAAGACTCTGCTCAAGTACTTTCCTCGGCTGGAAGAAATTGCGGACAAGACGCTGTTCGGTACGGACTGGCCGGGGCCAGGCGTGCCCGAGATCAAGCAGAACCTCGAGGATTTTCGCAGTCTGGCCATTAGTGAGGCGGTCAAACAGCAGATCCTGAGTAGGACGGCTTTGTCGATCTGGCCGGCCTAA
- a CDS encoding PIN domain-containing protein, whose translation MKVYVDTNIVVASIVDTHIHYQQCKPLMDDIGRGKYQGFISGHGLTEIYSVMTRTPFVPRFRPIDVWQILVDDILPALQFVALSNSDYRNIVQDCASMGFVSGRVHDLAHLRAAEKAGCQRIYTFDVRGFQVLAPNLSSRIVMPQ comes from the coding sequence GTGAAGGTTTACGTCGATACCAACATCGTTGTCGCCAGTATCGTGGATACTCACATCCACTATCAGCAGTGCAAGCCGCTGATGGACGACATCGGCAGAGGAAAGTATCAAGGTTTCATCAGCGGGCACGGTCTAACCGAAATCTATTCCGTGATGACTCGAACACCTTTCGTTCCGCGCTTCCGACCAATCGATGTTTGGCAAATTCTAGTAGACGATATTCTTCCCGCGCTTCAATTCGTTGCGCTAAGCAACAGTGATTATCGAAACATCGTTCAAGACTGCGCGAGCATGGGATTCGTAAGTGGTCGCGTTCATGATCTCGCGCACTTGCGTGCCGCCGAGAAGGCAGGCTGCCAGCGAATATACACGTTCGATGTGCGGGGTTTTCAAGTTCTTGCTCCGAACCTGAGCAGCCGTATTGTCATGCCACAGTAG
- a CDS encoding AbrB/MazE/SpoVT family DNA-binding domain-containing protein: MKDLSATFTSKGQLVVPAELRRKHGIETGTRVRFLEDHLGRIVLQPITEEYVDRLMGCLSEGPDLLAGWEKEHREEGKRDK, encoded by the coding sequence ATGAAGGATCTAAGTGCTACCTTTACCTCTAAAGGCCAACTTGTGGTCCCTGCAGAACTTCGGCGGAAGCATGGGATTGAGACCGGCACCAGGGTCAGATTTTTGGAGGATCATCTAGGCCGCATTGTCCTGCAGCCCATTACAGAGGAGTACGTCGACCGGCTCATGGGATGTTTGAGCGAAGGGCCAGACCTGCTGGCCGGCTGGGAGAAGGAGCATCGCGAAGAAGGCAAGCGCGACAAGTGA
- a CDS encoding citrate synthase — protein sequence MSTTPATKGLEGIVAANSGICYIDGDEGVLAYRGIDIHELAQNSNFEEVCYLLWFGNLPKREELEHFRQRLGESRKLDPGVIEMMRNFPKNATPMEVLRTAVSALSFYDPDEKAVDHDSNVRKAYALTSQIAMIVATYDRIRKGKKVVDADPKLSHAAHFLLQLTGEKPSSTAEKALDIALILHADHELNASTFAARVTAATLSDMHSAITSAIGALKGPLHGGANEAVMRMLFALDKAGQDPVEHVKGLLAQKKKISGFGHRVYTTEDPRATHLRKMSEDLGRSSGNPKWFEMSRKIEKYINAEKKLNANVDFYSASTYTTLGLDVDLFTPVFAVSRISGWAAHVIEQLDDNRLIRPRAEYIGPRYPSKYVPMERR from the coding sequence ATGTCCACCACGCCAGCCACAAAGGGTCTTGAGGGAATCGTAGCCGCTAATTCGGGGATTTGTTACATCGATGGAGACGAGGGAGTTCTCGCCTATCGCGGCATCGACATCCACGAACTCGCTCAGAACTCCAACTTTGAGGAAGTCTGCTACCTCCTGTGGTTCGGTAATCTTCCGAAAAGGGAAGAGCTAGAGCATTTCCGGCAGCGGCTAGGAGAGTCGCGGAAACTCGATCCCGGCGTTATCGAGATGATGCGGAACTTCCCCAAAAACGCTACGCCGATGGAGGTTCTGCGAACCGCAGTCTCGGCGCTCTCTTTCTATGATCCCGACGAGAAGGCAGTCGATCACGACTCGAATGTGCGCAAAGCGTATGCGCTTACTTCGCAGATCGCGATGATCGTTGCGACTTATGATCGAATCCGAAAAGGGAAGAAGGTTGTCGATGCCGATCCGAAGCTTTCCCACGCTGCCCACTTCCTGTTGCAGCTTACCGGCGAGAAACCTTCTTCAACCGCAGAAAAAGCTCTCGATATCGCTCTCATTCTTCATGCTGACCACGAACTGAATGCTTCCACCTTCGCTGCTCGGGTGACGGCCGCGACGTTATCAGACATGCATTCCGCCATTACCAGTGCAATCGGTGCATTAAAAGGGCCGTTGCACGGCGGGGCAAACGAGGCGGTGATGCGCATGCTCTTCGCGCTGGATAAGGCAGGGCAGGACCCGGTGGAGCATGTGAAAGGTCTCTTGGCACAGAAGAAGAAGATCTCGGGATTCGGGCATCGCGTCTACACAACCGAAGACCCGCGCGCCACGCACCTGCGCAAGATGTCGGAGGATCTAGGACGCTCCAGCGGCAATCCGAAGTGGTTCGAGATGTCGCGCAAGATCGAGAAGTACATCAACGCTGAAAAGAAGCTCAATGCCAATGTGGACTTCTATTCTGCCTCGACCTATACCACTTTAGGACTCGACGTCGATCTGTTCACTCCTGTGTTTGCCGTCTCCCGGATTTCAGGCTGGGCCGCGCACGTAATCGAGCAACTCGATGACAATCGCCTGATTCGTCCTCGTGCCGAGTATATTGGGCCGCGTTATCCGAGTAAGTACGTGCCGATGGAAAGGCGGTAA
- a CDS encoding cysteine desulfurase family protein, producing the protein MHRVYLDSNATTPLLPEVFEAMRPYYLEEFGNASSIHHHGQHARAAVERARESVAKLLGCRAAEVVFTSGGTEADNLAVFGLVRARDHVITSQIEHHAVLNACKRLEQRGFEVTYLRVDDRGLVDPNELRRALQPNTKLISIMMANNETGVLQPVEEIGRIATEADVYFHTDAVQAAGKVPIDVKKIGCDLLSISGHKFHGPQGTGAMFVRRGTLIEPLFFGGNHERQRRAGTENLPGIIGLGCAAEIAMHGFADGGVSRVAELRDRLESTLLDQIDAAGVNSGGAPRVPNTSNVYFDHIEGEAMVIALDLKGLAVSTGAACSSGAIEPSHVLTAMGLPPERARASIRFSLGKQNTEEDVDFALSVIPATLTRLRELSPTYTAT; encoded by the coding sequence ATGCACCGCGTGTACCTCGACAGTAATGCGACCACGCCGCTTCTGCCCGAAGTGTTTGAGGCGATGCGGCCGTATTACCTAGAGGAATTCGGGAATGCTTCGTCCATCCATCATCACGGGCAGCACGCGCGGGCTGCAGTAGAACGAGCGCGCGAGTCAGTCGCCAAACTGCTGGGATGCCGCGCGGCCGAGGTTGTGTTCACGAGTGGCGGCACAGAGGCGGATAACCTTGCCGTCTTCGGCTTAGTGCGGGCCCGCGACCACGTCATTACTTCGCAGATTGAGCATCATGCCGTGCTCAACGCTTGCAAACGGCTGGAGCAGCGAGGCTTCGAAGTTACGTATTTGCGCGTAGATGACCGGGGGCTCGTCGATCCCAATGAGCTGCGTCGTGCGTTGCAGCCGAATACCAAGCTCATCTCGATCATGATGGCGAACAACGAGACCGGAGTTCTGCAGCCGGTGGAAGAGATTGGGCGGATTGCGACTGAAGCGGATGTTTATTTTCATACCGACGCAGTGCAGGCGGCAGGGAAAGTTCCGATCGATGTGAAGAAGATCGGTTGCGACCTGCTTTCCATTTCGGGACACAAGTTTCATGGACCGCAAGGTACCGGCGCGATGTTTGTTCGGCGGGGAACGTTGATCGAGCCTCTGTTTTTCGGCGGAAATCACGAACGCCAGCGGCGCGCAGGCACGGAGAATCTGCCGGGCATCATCGGTTTGGGCTGCGCGGCTGAGATTGCTATGCATGGATTTGCTGATGGCGGTGTTTCTCGGGTGGCGGAATTGCGTGACCGCCTGGAATCCACGTTGCTCGACCAGATTGACGCCGCGGGAGTGAATAGTGGTGGGGCTCCGCGTGTTCCAAACACGAGCAATGTCTACTTCGATCACATTGAAGGCGAGGCGATGGTGATTGCACTGGATCTTAAGGGGCTCGCCGTTTCTACCGGAGCGGCGTGTTCTTCAGGCGCGATTGAGCCGTCGCATGTGCTGACGGCTATGGGCCTTCCGCCGGAGAGAGCGCGTGCCAGCATTCGTTTTAGTTTAGGAAAGCAGAACACAGAGGAAGACGTTGATTTTGCGCTGTCTGTTATTCCGGCTACGCTTACGCGCCTGCGTGAACTCTCGCCGACATACACCGCGACCTAG
- a CDS encoding chemotaxis protein CheX — MKMELIQPFINSADAVLAESLQCETRIGDLSMEEETYRRKGVAAIIEINGDIEGRIILDTNPKTATQIAAHLAGGEVQPSDDLVRETVCELANMVIGNAVTSLNDQGFRFKISPPQIHAAEQGLSGNEETEALVMCFDTAKGGVYMNIAMHYNRRRKEERTAAVVG; from the coding sequence ATGAAGATGGAGCTGATCCAACCGTTCATCAATTCCGCCGACGCTGTGCTCGCCGAGAGCCTGCAGTGCGAGACTCGTATCGGCGACCTAAGCATGGAGGAGGAAACCTATCGCCGCAAAGGCGTAGCCGCCATCATCGAGATCAATGGCGACATCGAAGGACGCATCATCCTCGATACCAATCCGAAGACAGCCACACAGATAGCTGCGCACTTAGCGGGCGGCGAAGTGCAACCTTCAGATGACCTGGTGCGCGAAACCGTCTGCGAGCTCGCCAATATGGTGATCGGAAATGCCGTCACCAGCCTCAACGATCAGGGATTCCGTTTCAAGATCTCTCCACCCCAGATCCACGCAGCCGAGCAAGGTCTAAGCGGCAATGAAGAGACCGAAGCGCTAGTGATGTGCTTCGACACCGCAAAAGGTGGCGTGTACATGAACATCGCCATGCACTACAACCGCCGAAGGAAAGAAGAGCGGACCGCCGCTGTGGTGGGGTAG
- a CDS encoding YncE family protein, with translation MKFPRLAAVASAVVVCFLISGCGDTFRPVATPLPQPSPDPQPFRLAVMTACELGPGGLTPCNPSGATGQVSDINVSGDSVEGVVPVGRSPLFALVQNSGAVAVITTADFDNDTVSQHTDNHITANSAGVVSAPTTIGLPPGAQPISLASANGALYVAEFGRGVVGVVGGFPLALTTEIPVGTNPVNLGLLPNSSKVYVVNRGSNSVTAISTANNNVVATIPVGSGPAWTVASADSSRVFVVNQGSGSVSVIDATSDTVIATVTVGSSPNYAVFDARNQRVVVTNPGSNTVSVINADPTSPAFNNVTNVAVGVNPVSVTALADGTRIYVANTGSNSVSVINSLSLAVSKTISLSSTITAADQTPSPVWIASDSQSLKVFTANRDSRNASVILTSTDSELSDSAGKPIRIPAPNFDPTCAGASCVRLSPVFIAVGG, from the coding sequence ATGAAGTTTCCGCGCTTGGCCGCCGTCGCGTCGGCGGTGGTTGTTTGCTTTTTGATTAGTGGATGTGGCGATACATTTCGGCCGGTAGCGACTCCGCTGCCGCAACCTTCTCCTGATCCTCAGCCCTTTCGTCTGGCAGTGATGACTGCGTGCGAACTTGGACCCGGAGGACTAACTCCGTGTAATCCTAGCGGAGCCACGGGTCAGGTCAGCGATATAAACGTTTCCGGAGATAGCGTAGAGGGGGTTGTTCCCGTCGGTCGAAGTCCATTGTTTGCCCTTGTGCAGAACTCGGGAGCTGTTGCCGTCATCACAACTGCAGACTTTGACAACGACACGGTCTCACAACATACGGACAATCACATTACTGCGAATTCGGCAGGCGTTGTGTCCGCTCCCACTACGATCGGCCTTCCGCCAGGAGCCCAGCCGATTTCGCTCGCCAGTGCGAACGGCGCCTTATACGTCGCGGAGTTCGGCCGTGGCGTGGTTGGCGTGGTCGGTGGATTTCCTCTCGCCCTCACAACCGAGATTCCGGTTGGGACAAACCCCGTAAATCTCGGCTTGCTGCCAAACTCCAGCAAGGTTTATGTCGTGAACCGAGGCTCCAACTCCGTAACGGCAATCTCAACGGCTAACAACAACGTAGTGGCGACGATTCCGGTTGGATCAGGCCCGGCGTGGACCGTTGCTTCCGCCGATAGCAGCCGCGTGTTTGTCGTGAATCAAGGTTCCGGAAGTGTGAGTGTTATCGACGCCACGAGCGACACAGTCATCGCTACCGTCACCGTAGGAAGTTCGCCTAACTACGCCGTGTTCGATGCGAGGAATCAGCGTGTTGTGGTTACGAATCCAGGTTCGAATACGGTAAGCGTGATCAATGCCGATCCTACTTCGCCAGCGTTCAACAACGTGACGAATGTGGCAGTAGGAGTGAATCCTGTTTCAGTGACTGCGCTGGCCGATGGTACCCGCATCTATGTCGCGAATACCGGCTCGAATTCGGTGAGTGTTATTAACAGCCTGAGTCTTGCGGTGTCGAAGACGATTTCGCTTTCTTCGACCATAACCGCGGCCGATCAGACCCCGAGCCCAGTTTGGATCGCCTCAGATTCGCAGAGCCTGAAGGTCTTTACTGCGAATCGTGATTCCCGGAATGCATCCGTGATCCTGACTTCAACCGACTCGGAGCTGTCGGATTCGGCGGGCAAGCCGATTCGCATACCGGCTCCAAACTTCGATCCTACTTGTGCGGGAGCTTCGTGCGTGAGGCTTAGTCCGGTGTTTATTGCCGTCGGCGGGTGA
- a CDS encoding FAD binding domain-containing protein, translated as MSLPPFKLLRPRTIEDAVRYLSEHAPDIQIIAGGTDLLPSMKQRLFAPNYLLDIRGIDELRSIRSIPGHGTEIGALVTLSTIEDSEFIRRSYRVLREAVATVASPILRNMGTIGGNICLDTRCLWYNQSLTWRKSCGFCIKKDGDLCHVAPGGKKCWAVFSADSPAALLCLEAELEIAGPTGKRRVPLAQFYTNIGDARMKLAQNEMLTRVFLPERMAGYDGVYQKLRLRGSIDYPLAGVAAALKKNAQGLIEDAQVAITGVNPAPLLVSEARHALAGKVVNDHSAAVVGELAAKVAKPLTTSLLTPEYRREMIRVFAKRAVLGAGTTKNGTPSWA; from the coding sequence GTGAGCCTCCCCCCATTCAAACTCCTGCGTCCACGAACAATCGAAGATGCCGTTCGGTATCTCTCCGAACACGCTCCCGACATTCAGATCATCGCTGGCGGCACCGATCTGCTGCCGTCGATGAAGCAGCGGCTGTTTGCTCCGAATTATCTGCTGGACATTCGTGGTATCGACGAGCTGCGTAGTATCCGTTCCATTCCGGGACACGGTACCGAGATCGGCGCACTGGTCACGCTCAGTACGATCGAAGATTCTGAGTTCATTCGTCGGAGTTATCGCGTGTTACGCGAAGCGGTGGCTACCGTTGCTTCGCCGATCCTGCGCAATATGGGCACGATCGGGGGCAATATCTGTCTTGATACGCGTTGCCTCTGGTACAACCAATCGCTCACCTGGCGCAAATCTTGCGGTTTTTGCATAAAGAAGGATGGCGATCTGTGCCATGTTGCTCCCGGAGGCAAGAAGTGCTGGGCAGTGTTTTCGGCAGATTCGCCGGCGGCGTTGCTATGTCTCGAAGCGGAGTTGGAAATCGCCGGGCCAACCGGCAAGCGCCGTGTTCCGCTAGCCCAGTTCTACACCAACATCGGCGACGCGCGTATGAAGCTGGCGCAGAACGAGATGCTGACCCGTGTCTTTCTTCCAGAACGCATGGCGGGATACGACGGCGTCTATCAAAAGCTGCGGCTAAGGGGATCGATCGACTATCCGCTCGCGGGAGTCGCTGCCGCGCTCAAGAAGAATGCGCAAGGCCTCATCGAAGACGCGCAAGTGGCGATTACTGGAGTGAATCCGGCCCCGCTGCTGGTGAGCGAAGCGCGGCACGCGCTGGCAGGCAAGGTGGTCAACGATCACTCGGCGGCTGTGGTTGGTGAGTTAGCAGCGAAAGTGGCTAAGCCGCTTACAACATCGTTGCTTACTCCTGAGTATCGGCGCGAAATGATTCGCGTGTTTGCGAAACGCGCGGTGCTTGGCGCCGGGACTACGAAGAATGGAACTCCAAGCTGGGCCTAA